One Streptomyces fagopyri DNA window includes the following coding sequences:
- a CDS encoding SDR family oxidoreductase encodes MENSGSDGRPPFAHQLLKGQKALVTGANSGIGKATAIGLGRVGADVVVNYVAGRDAAEEVVREIESFGVRAYAHEADVSREDEVADMVSRMVGEFGTIDVMVANAGLQRDAALVDMTLEQWQKVLDVNLTGQFLCAREAAKEFMRRGVVPEVSRSAGKIVCMSSVHQIIPWSGHVNYASSKGGVQMLMGTLAQELAPYRIRVNAVAPGAIRTPINRSAWDTPEAEADLLRLIPYRRVGDPEDIANVVAALASDLFDYVVGTTIYVDGGMTLFPGFATGG; translated from the coding sequence GTGGAGAACAGCGGCAGTGACGGTCGCCCGCCTTTTGCCCACCAGCTCCTCAAGGGGCAGAAGGCGCTGGTGACGGGCGCCAATTCCGGTATCGGCAAGGCCACGGCGATCGGCCTGGGACGGGTCGGCGCCGACGTGGTGGTGAACTACGTGGCCGGGCGGGACGCCGCGGAGGAGGTGGTGCGCGAGATCGAGTCCTTCGGCGTCCGCGCCTACGCGCACGAGGCGGACGTGTCGCGGGAGGACGAGGTCGCCGACATGGTGTCGCGCATGGTCGGGGAATTCGGGACCATCGACGTCATGGTCGCGAACGCCGGACTCCAGCGCGATGCCGCCCTCGTGGACATGACCCTGGAACAGTGGCAGAAGGTGCTGGACGTCAATCTGACCGGACAGTTCCTCTGCGCCCGTGAGGCGGCCAAGGAGTTCATGCGCCGGGGCGTCGTCCCGGAGGTGTCCCGCTCGGCCGGGAAGATCGTCTGCATGAGCTCGGTCCACCAGATCATTCCCTGGTCGGGCCATGTGAACTACGCCTCCTCCAAGGGCGGAGTCCAGATGCTCATGGGGACGCTCGCGCAGGAGCTGGCCCCGTACCGGATCCGGGTCAACGCCGTTGCCCCGGGAGCGATCCGCACCCCCATCAACCGCAGCGCCTGGGACACCCCCGAGGCCGAGGCCGACCTGCTCCGGCTCATTCCGTACCGCCGCGTCGGGGACCCGGAGGACATCGCCAACGTGGTGGCGGCGCTGGCCTCCGACCTCTTCGACTACGTCGTCGGTACCACGATCTACGTGGACGGCGGGATGACCCTGTTCCCCGGGTTCGCCACGGGTGGCTGA
- a CDS encoding SHOCT domain-containing protein codes for MPGLLRGVARTAVVAGTATAVSNRVSRRQQGRWAQQAPPPPSLVDTPPLPPSAPLTDDMNDKIDQLKRLGELKAQGVLTEGEFADQKRRILSD; via the coding sequence ATGCCAGGTCTCCTCCGCGGAGTGGCCCGCACAGCCGTGGTGGCGGGCACGGCGACGGCCGTGTCGAACCGTGTCTCACGCCGCCAGCAGGGCCGCTGGGCCCAACAGGCCCCGCCTCCCCCCTCCCTGGTCGACACTCCCCCGCTCCCTCCGTCGGCCCCGCTGACCGACGACATGAACGACAAGATCGACCAACTGAAGCGACTCGGCGAACTCAAGGCCCAAGGCGTTCTCACCGAAGGCGAGTTCGCCGACCAGAAGCGCAGGATCCTGAGCGACTGA
- a CDS encoding DUF7144 family membrane protein, translating into MATTGMHQHDTGNRSESHGGGIWVSSWTAFAAVMMIFGGAMAIFQGIAAIVKTDVFVVTRNYAYTFDMTGWGWIHLVLGVLVVLAGVALFRGAMWARVTGIVLAGLSMIANFVWLPYYPVWAIVLIAVDAFVIWALCIGARDSRDATDTGTPASRR; encoded by the coding sequence ATGGCCACGACCGGAATGCACCAGCACGACACCGGAAACCGCAGCGAAAGCCACGGTGGAGGAATCTGGGTGTCCAGCTGGACCGCCTTCGCCGCAGTCATGATGATCTTCGGCGGAGCGATGGCGATATTCCAGGGGATCGCCGCCATCGTCAAGACCGACGTCTTCGTCGTCACCCGCAACTACGCCTACACCTTCGACATGACGGGCTGGGGCTGGATCCACCTCGTCCTCGGTGTCCTGGTCGTCCTCGCCGGTGTCGCCCTGTTCCGCGGGGCGATGTGGGCCCGCGTCACCGGAATCGTGCTGGCCGGCCTGTCGATGATCGCCAACTTCGTCTGGCTGCCGTACTACCCGGTCTGGGCCATCGTGCTGATCGCCGTGGACGCCTTCGTCATCTGGGCGCTGTGCATCGGGGCCCGGGACAGCCGGGACGCCACGGACACCGGGACGCCCGCATCCCGTAGGTGA